A part of bacterium genomic DNA contains:
- a CDS encoding DUF3854 domain-containing protein — MEFQGGENSDDTDSKELWEELLEFNLQGRTIFLAFDADLWVNPQVRNALWELALKLYGKGAIVKFAQWLADDGKGIDDYLTQKELAGENLTTVINTLQNNAKELTQFIRNEHEESIIRALAVAEIDELKNEIIVNTLSKKLSVSPKTIRASILLIRDAASKKDPEYTEEEKQQAIELLKSPDLIERFLEACHSEYRGRDKELIAVKLVLTSRKFNESVSLVVIGTSAIGKSAMIKAVLKTTPESEREDFTSVSEQYFLYTKESLAHRIIIFYESTGQRNEYVSYVLRTALSEQALKLGTVGKSKSGELVPLSIKKDSKGLVFITTCANGKIDYELDTRVLKIEISHDKSLQRDYYQHEGKLARGEEYEKNFIPFRIWQLADTLIEPAQVVIPFANKIADLFSVDNERFNRDFKKVLILIKSSALLFQYQRTLDEHNRIIATREDYELIYRFRELISQSISVVSNVVTNFLKTCRKLQKTEDSVTRAEVMKELQLSEKTIRRYINESVANELLETTGRGVTQKLKVISIPDAISPMPPPDEIFSDEGSSPPPIVNDVQLSKVGETLDIKGVNTGQPPMSNVVQLSNIQIESDNWTPERYHPYCTTKGVSKKIYQTRCIKNFLGRCSWNNRSVL, encoded by the coding sequence TTGGAATTTCAAGGCGGGGAAAACAGTGATGATACTGATTCTAAAGAGTTGTGGGAAGAACTGTTGGAATTCAACCTGCAAGGTAGGACCATCTTTTTAGCGTTTGACGCAGATTTATGGGTTAATCCCCAGGTAAGAAATGCCTTGTGGGAACTGGCACTGAAACTGTACGGCAAAGGAGCAATCGTAAAGTTTGCCCAATGGCTTGCAGATGACGGAAAAGGAATAGACGATTACCTTACCCAAAAAGAGCTGGCAGGAGAGAATTTAACAACTGTTATAAACACTCTCCAAAACAACGCAAAAGAGCTTACCCAGTTTATAAGAAACGAGCATGAGGAGAGTATTATTCGGGCACTTGCAGTTGCAGAAATAGATGAATTGAAAAACGAGATAATCGTTAATACGCTTTCCAAAAAACTTTCCGTTTCCCCAAAGACAATCCGGGCTTCTATATTACTTATCAGGGATGCAGCGAGCAAGAAGGACCCAGAGTACACTGAAGAAGAGAAACAGCAGGCCATAGAGCTTTTAAAATCCCCGGATTTAATAGAAAGGTTTTTAGAGGCCTGTCATTCTGAATACAGGGGTAGAGACAAAGAATTGATAGCAGTTAAACTTGTCCTTACTTCCCGAAAATTCAATGAAAGTGTAAGCTTAGTAGTGATTGGAACTTCTGCTATTGGTAAATCCGCTATGATAAAAGCGGTGCTTAAAACCACTCCAGAATCAGAGCGAGAAGATTTTACCAGCGTTTCCGAGCAGTATTTTTTGTACACGAAAGAGTCGCTTGCTCATAGGATAATAATTTTTTATGAGAGTACAGGGCAAAGAAACGAGTATGTCAGCTATGTTTTACGAACAGCGTTATCTGAACAGGCGCTAAAGCTTGGTACTGTGGGGAAAAGTAAGTCAGGGGAACTGGTTCCACTGAGCATAAAAAAAGATAGTAAAGGTTTGGTGTTTATAACCACCTGTGCCAACGGCAAGATAGATTATGAACTGGATACCAGAGTCCTAAAGATAGAAATATCTCACGATAAATCACTACAGCGCGACTATTATCAGCACGAAGGTAAGTTGGCTCGGGGTGAAGAATATGAAAAAAATTTCATCCCTTTCAGAATATGGCAATTAGCAGATACTCTTATAGAACCCGCACAGGTTGTCATCCCTTTTGCAAATAAGATAGCAGACTTGTTTTCTGTTGATAACGAAAGGTTTAACCGTGATTTCAAAAAGGTTCTTATACTTATTAAATCAAGCGCACTACTTTTCCAATACCAACGTACCCTGGATGAACATAACCGCATCATAGCGACCAGAGAGGATTATGAGCTTATTTACAGGTTTCGGGAATTGATAAGCCAATCTATAAGCGTCGTATCGAATGTAGTTACAAACTTTTTAAAAACCTGCCGTAAGTTACAAAAAACAGAAGATTCGGTTACAAGGGCAGAGGTGATGAAAGAATTGCAGTTATCAGAAAAGACCATCCGCAGATATATCAATGAAAGTGTTGCCAATGAACTGCTGGAAACGACAGGGCGAGGGGTAACACAAAAACTAAAGGTTATATCTATCCCAGACGCTATCTCTCCTATGCCACCCCCTGATGAAATCTTTTCTGATGAAGGGAGCTCTCCCCCTCCTATAGTTAACGATGTCCAATTGTCCAAAGTGGGTGAAACCCTTGATATTAAAGGTGTTAACACTGGACAACCCCCTATGTCCAATGTTGTCCAATTGTCCAATATTCAGATTGAATCGGACAATTGGACACCGGAAAGATACCACCCCTATTGCACAACTAAAGGAGTTTCAAAAAAAATATACCAAACGCGGTGCATCAAAAACTTTTTGGGGCGTTGTTCATGGAATAACAGGTCAGTTTTATAA
- a CDS encoding helix-turn-helix domain-containing protein → MNSQFELIKALKAHQDSQSPSVLEKNVAKNYVKKRLLDVKEAAEYLGISENALYKKVWKRQVPFAIKIGRTLRFDKVRMDEWIESNLLKVKKS, encoded by the coding sequence ATGAATAGTCAGTTTGAGTTAATAAAAGCACTCAAAGCTCATCAGGATTCTCAAAGCCCTTCAGTATTAGAAAAGAATGTGGCCAAGAACTACGTAAAGAAACGGCTGTTGGATGTAAAGGAGGCGGCGGAGTATTTGGGAATAAGCGAGAACGCGCTTTATAAGAAGGTGTGGAAGCGACAGGTACCGTTTGCAATAAAGATAGGCCGGACACTTAGGTTTGATAAGGTCCGGATGGATGAGTGGATAGAGAGTAATTTATTGAAGGTTAAAAAATCTTAA
- a CDS encoding tyrosine-type recombinase/integrase has protein sequence MGLSKRGKKCCIDYRYKGRRIRETVSESKAVADAALKKRLTQIAEDRFLDKKKEKLITLEDFAKLYMKNYSRPNKLSFSRDQICINHLLGHFKGQYLTEINVFDVEDYKRIRLQKVKPPTVNHELKCLKAMLNKAMEWGIIDEYPLSRIKLLRTENKRIRFLELEEIERLMAACEGNIAAIVTLALHTGMRRGEILALKWRDVDFNHKLITLLRTKNGEKREIVMNDIVYNTLFAHPRNKRSQYVFSYKNGKQIRDIRGSFEKALKKAGITDFRFHDLRHTFASQLVMAGIDLMTVQELMGHKSYLMTLRYAHLSPSHKKAAVDRYCEIMDTFWTHCHNCQKNKNIPNSENTSGARALTD, from the coding sequence ATGGGACTATCTAAGAGAGGTAAAAAGTGTTGTATAGACTACAGGTATAAGGGCAGGCGGATACGGGAAACCGTCTCTGAAAGCAAAGCCGTTGCCGATGCTGCCCTTAAGAAGCGGCTTACTCAGATTGCAGAGGACAGGTTCCTTGATAAAAAGAAGGAAAAACTCATCACACTGGAGGACTTTGCCAAGCTGTATATGAAAAACTATTCACGTCCCAATAAACTCTCTTTCTCACGGGACCAGATATGCATTAACCACTTGCTTGGCCATTTCAAAGGGCAATACCTGACTGAGATAAATGTTTTTGACGTTGAAGATTATAAGCGAATCCGGCTTCAAAAAGTAAAGCCACCAACGGTTAACCATGAACTGAAATGTCTAAAAGCAATGTTGAACAAAGCAATGGAATGGGGTATAATAGATGAGTATCCGCTGTCCCGGATAAAGTTATTACGGACAGAGAATAAAAGGATTAGGTTTCTTGAACTTGAGGAGATAGAGCGGCTTATGGCTGCATGTGAAGGTAATATTGCAGCTATTGTCACTTTGGCACTGCATACAGGGATGAGAAGAGGTGAGATTTTAGCTCTCAAATGGCGGGATGTGGACTTTAACCACAAACTCATAACTCTTTTGCGAACCAAGAACGGTGAGAAGCGTGAAATAGTTATGAACGACATAGTTTACAATACACTGTTTGCACATCCTCGGAATAAGAGAAGCCAATATGTGTTCTCATACAAGAATGGCAAACAGATACGGGATATACGAGGCTCTTTTGAAAAAGCATTAAAGAAGGCAGGTATAACGGATTTCAGGTTTCATGACTTAAGACACACTTTTGCCTCACAACTGGTAATGGCGGGGATAGATTTAATGACGGTTCAAGAGCTTATGGGGCATAAATCGTATCTGATGACACTGAGATATGCGCACCTGTCGCCCAGTCATAAGAAGGCGGCGGTTGACCGTTACTGCGAAATTATGGACACATTTTGGACACATTGCCATAATTGCCAAAAAAATAAAAATATCCCGAACTCCGAAAACACAAGCGGGGCA